A genome region from Pseudoalteromonas tetraodonis includes the following:
- a CDS encoding helix-turn-helix transcriptional regulator — protein MSSSAFLLLDEEPINTIGINVLEPLLKTQGLDVTTGTNILDVPVGTRLLFIETSSKDAWTKLKEQLVNLRIKCDIVLFNLDENPELANRALLSGIRGVFYTTDNADVLMKGIRLLLEDQLWYRRDIMCNALNRMLQFNKDALHKLTDGDIEPIKLTKREKAIISLMSNGSKNKEIAEELSISPHTVKTHLYSAFRKTKCRNRIELLSWAQQNIPDEIR, from the coding sequence ATGAGCAGTTCAGCCTTTTTGTTGTTAGATGAAGAACCAATTAACACTATTGGTATTAACGTTTTAGAGCCATTGTTAAAAACGCAAGGCCTTGACGTAACTACGGGTACAAATATTTTAGATGTTCCGGTAGGTACTCGCTTATTGTTCATTGAAACATCAAGTAAAGACGCATGGACAAAGCTAAAAGAGCAACTCGTTAATTTACGCATCAAGTGCGATATTGTGTTGTTCAATTTAGATGAAAACCCAGAGCTTGCTAATCGCGCATTACTTAGCGGTATTCGTGGTGTATTTTACACCACAGATAATGCCGATGTACTCATGAAAGGGATTCGTTTATTACTCGAAGATCAGCTTTGGTATCGTCGTGACATTATGTGTAATGCGCTTAACCGCATGCTGCAATTTAATAAAGATGCCCTGCATAAGCTAACTGATGGTGATATTGAACCAATAAAGCTAACGAAGCGTGAAAAAGCAATTATCTCGTTAATGAGTAATGGTTCTAAAAATAAAGAAATTGCTGAAGAGTTAAGTATTAGCCCGCATACGGTTAAAACTCATTTATACAGTGCATTTAGAAAAACTAAATGTCGTAACCGTATTGAATTACTTTCTTGGGCACAACAAAACATTCCTGACGAAATTCGTTAA
- a CDS encoding response regulator: protein MLDSFTLYFASIAVMTVMTLLNFLTWRTNKHVPGTLLYIFYPLLLLAAIVSFALIGKIPDQIAITLANNMMFLASIVHCLSLSQFLNYHGRGLKFVCLFTALSALLLVYFTFLQPSMRSRVYISDLQHIVEATFLLFIFIKYARKPYPNASIVYIIILTLVAASFITRSLFMDDIAQQDAILNSWFNSLLFLNSVIAPMFYAAGMALLCNERRELRLNKLTEKAHKDLEIRGLFLSTISHEIRTPLNGILGSAQLVLNQTSDSRNKAYCEAIINSAESLNLLVDKVLEYASLDQHDEALYEEDIEFKTWLQNLCLLLSPLAEQKQLKFELACNIPDKACYYCDQQKLRQIIINLVGNAIKFTDTGMVKVQIDLINETQLDHTLKVSVLDSGPGIEKDEIDYLTEPYIQSSAGKEKGGTGLGLAITSRLLDKINSQLEITSELGVGSVFSFNMTLAIGELSLVEQRHQSKDYLTGLDVLLVEDLDLNQKIAVEFMADDEHKIKLAKDGKSAIELMKKYHFDVVLLDMNLPDLTGQQVLKTLKRVEHKNQRTPVLAFTASLSPDEIKEYLALGIKDIVGKPLKQEKLRQALSDSQSTQTANIAVELIDTLYDETATDTLTSSFSIDEVSSIYNEFILSARNKLSRCQALLEQDTEQCIKLLHRQASTAMQLGFNSYGLALKKIERRLLDKKPLNNSLNEASTLWQHSLEAYLKYVRQGLG from the coding sequence ATGCTCGACTCATTTACGCTTTATTTTGCCAGTATCGCCGTTATGACAGTGATGACGCTACTGAACTTTTTAACCTGGCGTACCAATAAGCATGTTCCCGGCACGTTACTTTATATTTTCTATCCTTTACTGCTATTAGCTGCCATTGTTAGTTTTGCGCTAATAGGCAAAATTCCTGATCAGATTGCCATTACCCTTGCTAATAACATGATGTTTTTAGCCTCTATTGTGCATTGTTTGTCACTGAGTCAATTTTTAAATTATCATGGTCGTGGCCTTAAGTTTGTTTGCCTATTTACAGCGCTCAGCGCTTTGCTGCTTGTTTATTTCACATTTTTACAGCCCTCAATGCGCTCACGGGTATATATTTCTGATTTGCAGCATATTGTAGAGGCCACTTTTTTATTATTTATATTTATAAAATATGCGCGAAAACCCTACCCTAACGCCAGTATTGTTTACATAATTATTTTAACTTTAGTTGCAGCAAGTTTTATTACCCGAAGCCTATTTATGGATGACATTGCACAACAGGATGCCATTTTAAATTCATGGTTTAACTCACTGTTATTTTTAAATAGTGTTATTGCCCCCATGTTCTATGCTGCAGGTATGGCGTTGTTATGTAATGAGCGCAGGGAATTACGACTTAATAAACTCACCGAAAAAGCTCATAAAGATTTAGAAATTCGCGGACTGTTTTTATCCACCATCAGCCATGAAATACGCACACCACTAAACGGCATATTAGGCAGTGCACAACTAGTATTAAACCAAACCAGCGACAGCCGTAACAAAGCCTATTGTGAGGCAATTATCAACTCAGCAGAGTCACTCAACTTACTGGTAGATAAAGTGCTGGAATATGCAAGCTTAGATCAGCACGACGAAGCCCTGTACGAAGAAGACATAGAGTTTAAAACGTGGCTGCAAAACTTATGTTTGCTGTTAAGCCCTCTGGCCGAACAAAAACAACTTAAATTTGAGCTCGCCTGTAATATCCCCGACAAAGCCTGTTACTACTGCGACCAACAAAAACTCAGACAAATTATTATTAACCTTGTCGGTAATGCGATTAAATTTACCGATACGGGGATGGTAAAAGTACAAATAGATTTAATTAATGAAACCCAGCTAGATCATACCCTTAAAGTAAGCGTACTCGATTCAGGTCCAGGCATTGAAAAAGATGAAATTGATTATTTAACTGAGCCCTACATTCAAAGCAGTGCCGGTAAAGAAAAAGGCGGAACAGGCCTAGGACTAGCTATAACCAGTCGTCTTCTCGATAAAATTAATAGCCAGCTAGAAATTACCAGTGAGCTGGGAGTAGGCAGTGTCTTTAGCTTTAACATGACGTTAGCCATTGGTGAGCTTAGTCTCGTAGAGCAACGCCATCAAAGTAAGGATTATTTAACTGGGCTTGATGTGTTACTTGTTGAAGATTTAGATCTGAACCAAAAAATTGCCGTTGAATTTATGGCTGACGACGAGCATAAAATTAAGCTCGCTAAAGATGGCAAAAGTGCGATTGAGTTAATGAAAAAATACCACTTTGATGTGGTGCTACTTGATATGAACTTACCCGATTTAACAGGGCAACAGGTACTAAAAACTCTCAAACGGGTGGAGCATAAAAATCAGCGAACGCCGGTGCTGGCCTTTACTGCCAGTTTGAGCCCTGATGAAATAAAAGAATACTTAGCACTGGGTATTAAAGACATTGTTGGCAAGCCATTAAAGCAAGAGAAACTACGCCAAGCATTGAGTGATTCACAGTCAACACAAACAGCTAATATTGCCGTCGAGCTGATTGATACGTTATACGATGAAACCGCAACAGACACCCTGACAAGCTCTTTTAGTATTGATGAAGTGTCTTCTATCTATAATGAATTTATTCTTTCTGCTCGTAATAAGCTGAGCCGTTGCCAAGCTTTATTAGAGCAAGACACCGAGCAATGCATTAAGTTATTACATCGCCAAGCTAGCACCGCTATGCAACTTGGTTTTAATAGCTATGGACTAGCTCTAAAAAAAATTGAGCGACGCTTACTAGATAAAAAACCATTAAATAACTCGTTAAATGAAGCCAGCACACTGTGGCAACACAGTTTAGAGGCGTATTTAAAGTATGTACGGCAAGGACTAGGGTAA